The following DNA comes from Brassica oleracea var. oleracea cultivar TO1000 chromosome C5, BOL, whole genome shotgun sequence.
NNNNNNNNNNNNNNNNNNNNNNNNNNNNNNNNNNNNNNNNNNNNNNNNNNNNNNNNNNNNNNNNNNNNNNNNNNNNNNNNNNNNNNNNNNNNNNNNNNNNNNNNNNNNNNNNNNNNNNNNNNNNNNNNNNNNNNNNNNNNNNNNNNNNNNNNNNNNNNNNNNNNNNNNNNNNNNNNNNNNNNNNNNNNNNNNNNNNNNNNNNNNNNNNNNNNNNNNNNNNNNNNNNNNNNNNNNNNNNNNNNNNNNNNNNNNNNNNNNNNNNNNNNNNNNNNNNNNNNNNNNNNNNNNNNNNNNNNNNNNNNNNNNNNNNNNNNNNNNNNNNNNNNNNNNNNNNNNNNNNNNNNNNNNNNNNNNNNNNNNNNNNNNNNNNNNNNNNNNNNNNNNNNNNNNNNNNNNNNNNNNNNNNNNNNNNNNNNNNNNGAATATACCGAGGGACATCTTCCTCGGAATATACCGAGGGACACTTTTCCTCGGAATATACCGAGGGACACGTTCCTCGGAATATACCGAGGAACATGTTCCTCGGAATATTCCGAGGAATCGATGTATATATGTCCAAAAACGCATCGATCGATGAACTTCCGAGGAAATATCCCGACGAAGTTCTCCCTCGGTTTATTCCGAGGAGATTTCTGACAAACTAGTGATCCTCGGAATTTCCTCGGAAATTTGTTTCCTCGGAATTCCGTCGGAAAATTCCGAGGGATTTCCGAGGAAAGAAGAAATTCCGAGGAATTATTTCCGAGGACTTGTTTCGTCGGTATGTCGTCGGAATAACGTTATTCCGACGAAATTCCGACGATGTTTTCCCTCAGTATCCTTGTTGTTTTCTTGTAGTGGAGGCTTCCACTCAAACTACACTTTTCAAAATGAAAAAAGTATACATACATTCGAATAAATATTTAATATTTTTTTAAAAAGTGGAAATTATTTGTTATTTCATTTTGGTTAGAAAAATAGTTATAACATATATGCTCATAAAATAAAATTTCTCATATTAAATCTGGTATTGCGAGTACGTATAATTATGTATTTTAAAAATGAGAGGATACAAAATAGAATATTAAAATATATGCATCATCTGTGGGAAATCATTTTACACCTTCCAATAAGTAAACCATAGGTACGTGCATGGGTGGATCTAAACATATTTGGGCCTAAAACATATTATCACATGGGACATAATCATATAAAATAACAAAAGAAATATAGATGAAGTTGGGTTGAACTTGAGTACATGCATGGGACAACGAGGGAGTTACCACTTGAGTTGTTGTCTCTTTTATAAAACCATCGAAATTACAACTTGTACAACTTTTGTTTGTGGTATATTATTATAGCCAAACCTACTACTTACCTAACTCTAGCCGGACAAGTGAAACAAAGCGTGACATCAGCAAGCAGCCAAAGTGGAGTCCCCAAACTTATCGGAAGAGAAGCCCCCAAACTAATAATAATCACCAAAAGAGTAGGAAGAGACATAGCCTCCCTTAATTTGATTCAAGATCAAGGTTTTACCTTATAGAAAAATGAGAACTTAAATGGAGACCAATGCAATAAGCTAAGATATGCACATATGCACATTGAGAAGTATATGCATATTTTAAAAACTTTCACTCACAGCGTACCTTCTGTTAGTGCAAAGATGAGACCACAATTGATAATACAGAAGATAACTCAAGAGATAAATCACACAACCACACCAAAGCTTTATTAGAATCTCCTTAAACAATCTATTACAAGATCTGTTTAATTCAGCTTTTACACGTCAATGTTAACACCCTAACATACGCTACTGAAAGATCCTAAGCTACCCGCTTATGTCTCTTCTCCGTCAAGTACTTCAGCCACTGCTTCAGCACGACCCAGAACACTTCCAAGAGCTTCTCTCTTTCTATAAGATCAGCCTCTGTGTCTCTGTCTCTATACAGACGACCCCATAGCTATCTTATAGTTATTCTCCATGTTCCCGAAACCCTAGTCTCCAAGGCAACATGTATGGACATCTTCCATAACAATAAGTGCAACTTTCCTTTTCTTGGAATGCACTTATTCCTCTTTCTTTAAGTCATAAACTTGCTCCTCAAGTTTATTCCTCTTTCCATATCTCCAAGATACTCCCTTGCTCTTCAAGTCTACACGACTCCAGCTCAGCATCTTGACTCCACATGGTCTTCACCACTTAACCCAACGTCTGCTTCAGCAACTACGTCAGCGACTACTTCAGGGCAGGCATCTTACATCTTCAATCTCCCCCTTTTAGCTTTGTGTGCCGATCAAGCACAACACTCTTCTGGTTCAGCAACCACGTTCCTCACCTGGAAACTTTCATACCAAATGTGCTTTTCTCCCCCACGAGATGTGCACCACACCATGCTTTTCTCCCCCATGAGATATGCATCCTCTGTATCAGAATATCACCATTCTCCCCCTGCTTGATTGCATACTAAGCTAAAACAGATACTTAGATGTCAAGCTTTACAGAGCTACCATCTGTTTCTTCATGTATAATCATGACACAGCCCCTGCTGTAGCGGAATAACAAGTACTGCATCACGATCTGACGCACCTGTCGAGCTACCTCTCGACCCACTTCTGTTGAGGACCTGGCTACCTTCATGTGTCGTCTCCTTGACCATGAGCCCTTCCCCATCCGCACCGAGTGCCCTCTGCACTCGTTGATATTGTCTTGGAGTGATTTCACACCCCTGAAGATCATCTCGCACCACTTCCTGACGCACTTCGATCTCCTTCCCCTTTGTGCCACAGACAACTCCATGTCCTGACTCCACGCTTGATGCTTCTTGATCTTCCTGAAGATCACTCCTAACAGAGCTGCATCCATCTTCTGATGTCTCATCCTTGATCTCATCAAGTAAGCCACTCTTGGCTAAGGACACCTCTTCAACCCTCNNNNNNNNNNNNNNNNNNNNNNNNNNNNNNNNNNNNNNNNNNNNNNNNNNNNNNNNNNNNNNNNNNNNNNNNNNNNNNNNNNNNNNNNNNNNNNNNNNNNNNNNNNNNNNNNNNNNNNNNNTTCCTTGTACCAGCTGCTCAACCATGCTTCAGAACCTCCTGTCTGACCTTCATGTTGTTGCACTGATGTACTACTTTCGGCTTGTTACTCACAGCTGCGCGCTGTAGAACTTTCTGCCTTACTTCATGTCGTACGTCCCGACGTACTTCCTGACAAGCTCCTTTGGCTCCCCTTTTTGATGTGCTCCCATGCACGAAATGTGATAGCCCCTTCTGTTGTACTTCCTTAGTACTNNNNNNNNNNNNNNNNNNNNNNNNNNNNNNNNNNNNNNNNNNNNNNNNNNNNNNNNNNNNNNNNNNNNNNNNNNNNNNNNNNNNNNNNNNNNNNNNNNNNNNNNNNNNNNNNNNNNNNNNNNNNNNNNNNNNNNNNNNNNNNNNNNNNNNNNNNNNNNNNNNNNNNNNNNNNNNNNNNNNNTTATTTTCCTGCTCAAGAGACTCATTCTTCTCATTCACAGCCACAAGTTCTTCATGAAGTTCTTCAAGCAACTCGTTCTGCTTCTGAGCCATATCCTCCAATCTCAGATTCTGATCCTTGACCCTCAACCACTTGTTAAGCAGCACATGATACTCCTCATCATCTGTGCTGAGATCTGAATCAGTGGACTTAATAGATCCCTCCTTGCGTGCACCAAATGCAACAAGGTTCTTTATCACCTTTCCATCTTCTTCAGACTCTGAATCATCAGACGACTGCAATGGAACTCCTTTCTCCTTCTTTGAGTTTGGACATTCACGTCGTGTGTGTCCAACACCTTTGCACTCAGAACACTTAAGTTCTCTTTGTTGTGCTACAGGACAGTCAGCCCTTATATGACCAACGCCTCCACACTCATAGCACTTGAGACTTTCTCTCCTTCTGCCATTGCCACGATCACCTCCCGACCATACTGATTCCTCCCACCAGAAGAATTCATCTTACCAAAATTTCTGACCAGCATACCAATGTCATCTTCAATCATCTGAAACCTATTAGTATCTTTGTCAGCTACAAGTGCCACACTCCTTGGCGCACTGCTTGATGTAGAGACTGAACTACTGTCTGTCTCCATCTCTTGTGCCTTCAGCATACCCACAAGCTTGTCAAACTTGAGCTCATCCGTGTTTGTAGTCATCTGTAAGACTGCCTTGTGAGCTCCAAATTTTGTTGGAAGACAGCGTTGTAACTTCTTTACAAGCTTCTTATCTTTGTACTTCTTCCCAAGTACAAATGCTTCATGCGCCATAGCACTGAGTTTGGCACTGAAGCTCGCTACAGAATCATTATCAGACCACCTGAGATTCTCAAACTGCGAACCAAGATGATCTAGATATGTCCTCTTGACACTCTCATCTCCTTCAAACGAATTCAGCAGGATCTCCCACGCCTCTTTAGCCGAAGTACTCCCATGAATCAGCTGAAACTGCTCTGCTCCAACAGCTTCAAAAATCACCGACAACGCCTTTGCATTAAATTTTGATGCATTGCGTTCTGCCTCTGACCAATCCTCTTTTGGTTTAGGCTTCTTCTCACCTCATGTGACTATGGTAGGCTCCTCCCAACCAATCTCCACAGCTGTCCAAGCATCTTCATTGATTCCTCGAATCATTTGCTTCATGCGAGCCTTCCAATGACCATACTAGTCTGCATTCATGTAACTTCTTTACAAGCTTCTTATCTTTGTACTTCTTCCCAAGTACAAATGCTTCATGCGCCATAGCACTGAGTTTGGCACTGAAGCTCGCTACAGAATCATTATAAGACCACCTGAGATTCTCAAACTGCGAACCAAGATGATCTAGATATGTCCTCTTGACTCTCTCATCTCCTTCAAAAGAATTCAGCAGGATCTCCCACGCCTCTTTAGCCGAAGTACTCCCATGAATCAGCTGAAACTGCTCTGCTCCAACAGCTTCAAAAATCACCGACAACGCCTTTGCATTAAATTTTGATGCATTGCGTTCTGCCTCTGACCAATCCTCTTTTGGCTTAGGTTTCTTCTCACCTCATGTGACTATGGTAGGCTCCTCCCAACCAATCTCCACAGCTGTCCAAGCATCTTCATTGATTCCTCGAATCATCTGCTTCATGTGATCCTTCCAATGATCATACTGGTCCGCATTCAACACGGTCGCCTTCTGCACAGAAATAATCGTGTCCATCTTCACCTTCAGGATTACACCGATAACTTAGGTGTCCCGCTCTGATACCACTTGTTAGTGCAAAGATGACACCACAATTGATAATGCAGAAGATAACTCAAGAGACAAATCACACAAGCACACCAAAGCTTTATTAGAATCTCCTTAAACAATCTATTACAAGATCTGCTTAATTCAGCTTTTACACGTCAGTGTTAACACATGTTAGGAGTTTTCAAGGCTCCTAAGACAAATGTTGTAGTATAGTGATTGTCGAACCAGTTCTGAGGGATCTCAAAGCAATGAGAATGCAAGTACTCACTTAATCTAAGTGCAACCAATGATTTAGATGAGTTTTAAGCTATGACTAAAACTAAAAAATCGCTATCTTATAGTTATTCTCCATGTTCCCGAAACCCTAGTCTCCAAGGCAACATGTATGGACATCTTCCATAACAATAAGTGCAACTTTCCTTTTCTTGGAATGCACTTATTCATCTTTCTTTAAGTCATAAACTTGCTCCTCAAGTTTATTCTTCTTTCCATATCTCCAAGATACTCCCTTGCTCTCCAAGTCTACACGACTCCAGCTCAGCATCTTGACTCCACATGGTCTTCACCACTTAACCCGACGTCTGCTTCAGCAACTACGTCAGCGACTACTTCAGAGCAGACATCTTACATCTTCACCTTCCACTCTAATTAAGAAACTTCAAATTATATCAAGCAAAAAAAAACCCACCAAAAGAAACTCTTCTCCTACCACCAAACTCTCGATCGTAACCCAGTTCCACCTAAAACGAACACGAAACCACTCTAAATAAACTTTTTTGTTATATTTATACAAACGAGAATCTAAATGACTGAAGTATAAGAAGATAAAGACAAAATTTTGATCAACCAACTATTCCTGCTGCTTCTTAGCCAATGCCGAAGACTCCGATTCTTCGAGCTCATCTAAAAGGCCTCTAGTAAATTAAAGATCGTAGAAGGAACACATTTATGCGACAAATGATGGGAATGTAAAGGATGGTCCGAGTTTTGTTGTAACCATACAATCTTCGACTTTTTTGAGACATATCGGTTCGAGAATCTAATCTCCAAACAAAACAGCCCTGTCGGCAGTCGCTCACGCTGTCGGTTTTTGGGATTACCGATCATTCATCAACGCCGCTGCTGAGTATCAGCCTCTTGGCTTGGATACCGCCGGTGATAAACTTCAAGGAATGAAGGAAGTCGCTGCCTTTCTTGGTCACGTTGGAAGCAAAACTTCATGAAAATTATAGCTAAACCGTTTTATTAAATGTTATCGGGTAACTGAACCGCTAGTAATTAACCGGTATTGTTATTTCGGTTTAAAGGCGGGTACGGTGTTGCGACGGGTGGACCATTGGCTTGGGGGTTGTGTTACAACAAGGAGATGAGTCCTGATCAATTTTATTGTGACGACTACTATAAATTAACGTATCCATGTACCCCTGGAGTTTCGTACTACCACGGTCTACTACTACAGGGCAGAACTATAAAATACAGTCTAATACATTTATAATTTTGAATTATCAATCGGGACATCATAAAAATCAGTATCAAAATACACTAATTTTAAAATTTTATGGTGGACAGTTGCCCCTCCTACTCATGCTGTAGATCCGCCACTATGGCAATCAAAACGACTTCCGGTTCAGTCTAACTTTTAATTTCTTAACACAATTTCGATTTTGTTGGTCTGGTTTAGAAATTACAATTTGGTCAAACCGGGGAGGCGTTGAAAGTGGACCTACGGAGTCATCCAGAGTATCACGAGATTTAACGACTCAACGTTGGCGTTTCAAGCTGCTATCTGGCGGTGGATGACGCCGCCGAGGAAGCATGTACTGTCGGCGCATAATGTGTTCGTCGGAAAATGGAAAACGAAGAAGAATAACACGGCGGCAAATCGGTCTCCTGGCTTTGGAACCACCATAAACGTCCTGTACGGCGAGCAGATGTGCAACACGGGGTTTGATAACGATGAGATGATAACATTATCTCTCACTACTTGTATCATTTAGATCTTATGGGAGTTGGAAGAGAAGGAGCTGGTCCTCGTGATATCGTGCGCTGATCAAGAGCCTTTCTCTTCTTCCTCCTCATCTTCTCCTCCGAGCACTCGATCCTCATCTTGAATGCGAGATATATCCGCGCAAGAGTATGGGTTTTGTGGATTTTGATGTTAAGAAAAAACTGTGAGTTGTGTAATGGGTATGTATTATCATATTATGTAATGCATGAACTTCGTAAATTTTCTACGTGCATAAATAACTAATATATAACAAAATTGACAAAAAAGAACAACAACTGATATCAGTTCTTGATGGTGTGACACATTAAACTTGTAACACTAATAACCATAATCAATAAATCAGTGTAATAGCTTTTGTTTTGGTAACTAATCTGCCATAATTTTAAATAGTGATTTGCTCCAAAAAAAAAAATCAAATTGTGATTATCTAGGAACTTACCACCAAATTACCATTCGAAGGCGTCAAGAGCAATCATGTTATCGGTGGATAAGATAGATCATGTCATAAGCAAGTAATAAATTGTTTGGTCAACGTACGTCATTATTTATGTAAGTTTATTTACGCGTCGGGTCAGAGTGTAAACAACTCTTTAATGGGATGGATAATGATAAAGAAGAAAATGAGGTCATTCAACCATAGTAAACTACAGCTTGATCGGGCGGACGTTTGTTTTTATTTTTTATAAATGATAATATGTTTTAAAATTTACCCGTTTAAATAATGGTTTAATATGTGGAAGCACCGTAACCTATTGGTTAAGGTTTAAAGGCTTCTACACTCAGGTCTGGGGTTCGAATCCCAGACTATGCAATTTATTGCAGATTGTAGAAAATCCAGGTTTCAAGTCCCGGAGAGAGCGGTTTATTAAACAATTATGCAGACTACAGAGGAAAGACTTGCAAGGGATCTTCAACATGGTGCAAGTAAATCTGGTCAGGCGTGGATCTTCATAGGACGGCTCATGTGATGCAGTTAGGCGTAGGTCTTCATAAGGCAGGTAGTATTGTCGGTTGTCGAATCGTCTATGTAATCTTTCCTATATCATAATTGTAAGATCGTAATAAATCAGCGTTAAAAAAAAAATAATGGTTTAATATAACATTTCTAAACACAATAATTTTATAGTTTATATTGAGTAATTTTGTTTTATTTTGTAAACCATCAATTGTATCATCCATATTCTAAAAATATGATATGTATATCCACACAAATGTATTTTTATTTTTATGAATCAAAATTTTATGATAATGCATAACTAAATGGTTGTATATATTGTTTAAAATATATGGTCTTATATATTTTCTACTTTTTAACATTTATCATACTGAATTTACATTGGACTATTATTTATATGAAAATATATGTAGCATAATATATTTATATATTAATCTATATATTATATAAATGTTTTTTTTGTAACTTTTTTTAGTTATTACTTATAAATAATAAAAATACAATTATATAGATTTTAAAACAATATTTTTCATTAACTATTTAAAGTTAGATAGAGAATTAATAAGAGAAAAAATCATATAAGGTAGGTTAGTTAATATGGAATTAATTATTATGTATATATGGAATTAGTAAAATAATTACCATATAAAGTATGCATTTAATTGTGAAATGTATATATGAAATTAATTATTTTAAAACACACATATTAAATAGGAAAAACAAAGAATATTGAAAGCTATGTTTATTAATTATTGTTGCCATGATTTTTTAGTTAAAATTTGATTTTGAAAACGCACTAATTGAAGAGAAAAAACAAAGATCCTAAAAAATAGGTTAATTAATAACTTCAGTGGCATGTCATTATAAATATAGCGGAAAACTAAGGTATAATCTAAATTTATACTTTCTCTTTTAATAGATTAGAAGATGCATTAATCTAATGAACAATAAAACTGATAGTAAATTATAAAATATCGTTGTTTTCTGTTAATTTTGTAACCAAAGTACGATGAAAATGTCACATAATAAATTAGAAAATAACTAATGTAATTTATAGCCTGACGTTCTTTTTTAAACATTTGAGAGAAAATAATTTGGATAGTTTCTTTTAAAGGTTGTCTAATAATTTATTATTTAATTGGAAGCTCTATTTTTTGTTTTTTTTTTTTGACATCGAATTGGAAGCTTTATTTAGTTTAAATAGATTCCTTATTTAGTTTAAATAGATTCCTTATTTGGTTTTCTGACTTGTAGGATAATATTTTTGTTATTTTATAAAAAAAAATCTATTTATGTTTTGAATTTGATCTCCTAACATTATGATTGTGATCTGTGTTATCTCTTTTTGATGAAAAAAGAAGAAGATCTGTGTTATCTCTTACCAAAAAAGAAGAAGAAAACGTTCAAGTCAGCAAAGACCGCAGCCAAATTACTAAAACAGGGTAGTCTTCTATTTTTTAAAAGACACATTTTGCTATTAAAACATAGATTCAGAAAACAAATTCAAATATAAATTGTCAAGTTTGTGTTGCTATTCTTTAAAAAAAAAAAAAAAAAAAAAGTTTGTGTTGCTATTAAGTTCAGAGAGAAATATTCTTGAAAAAGGTTGCTGCCGTCATAAAGAACACCACCAGGTAAATTTGTTTTAACTTCCGATCCTCTTAAATATTCTTAACCCTAGTTAAATAGGAATCTTAAGAAGAAGAAAAAGTTGCTTTCACTTGTTAACCTTTTTTCATATATATTTTTTTTTGGTAAAAACCTTTTTTCATATTATTAGAAAGATGTGTTATTTATTGAACTTTTATCCTTTTTATCTTGTTTTAGTGATTTTAAATTATACAATCAACTATTTTTGCAGTTGAGGATTAGATAAGGTTAGTAAGAATCGATAACTCTTGAAAATTTATTTTATTTTACTCAATTGCAAAATTCATAAATCATAAAACTTAGAGAAAATAATTAGTAGAAAATAGCAACATTCCATATATTTATGAATATTTATTTTGTCATATTTTGTTATCATCGATCTAGCTAAACAGATACAGTGTCGAACTGTCATATTTTGTTAACAGGAAGCGGATCTGGAGAGAAATCAGTAGAAGTTCCAGTTCATTCTGCTCAAGTAGCAGCTACACGCCCTCGCCATTCTGTCCGTAGGATAGTATTGGGGAGTGGCAAAATCTTGGAAGAAGGGTTGATGGATAATTCCAATCCTTCAAAGTCAATATGAGAATACTCAGCTGGAACTGTCAGGGGATGGGGAATACCCCGACAGTTCGACACCTACAGGAGTTGCTTGGTCAGCATCATCCTGAGCTGTTATTCCTCAGTGAGACCAAAAACAGAAGAAGGTACATAGAAGGTTTGGTAGAAAAGTTCGGTTTCAGCAACTTGAAAACAGTGGAACCGGTGGGAAAAGGCGGTGGTCTTGCAGTAATGTGGAAAGAAAGTTGCAAGGTTGAGGTACTGCAGGCCAACCGCAGAGTAATAGATTTAAAGATTCAGTGGCAAGACAAAATGTTCTTTCTTACCTGCGTATACGTAGAGCAAATCAAGGGCAAAAGAGGTGACGTTTGGGAAAGGATCACAAGAATTGGTACAACCAGAAATGGAGCATGGGTAATGACTGGCGATTTCAATGAGCTTATTGATCCTGCAGAAAAGATAGGCGGAGCAGCAAGGAGTGCAGAAGAAGGCAAAGACTTTCGGCAAATGTTGCATGCTTGTGGGCTTTGGAACATAAAACATGTCGGCTACCAATTCTCATGGACAGGAACCAGGAATAACGAAAATGTCCAATGTAGATTGGACAGAACAGTAGCAAATCAAGCCTGGCTAGATATGTTCCCCCAAGCGTCAGCAACCTATTTACAGAAAGTCTGCTCAGACCACAGTCCAGTCATGACTAGCCTCATTGAGCAAATGTGGAGACAGCAAGCGGGTTTCAAGTATGACCAGCGCTGGATAAAACGCGAGGGTTTCATCACTGCAGTCTCTCAATCGTGGAAGCGACACAGTGCAGGACAAGCGGGATTCCTACGCAAAATCTCTCAATGCAGGAAAGACATCTCCATCTGGAAGAGAGCAGCAAAACCAAACTCCGCTCTCAGAATCCATGAGCTCCACTCCAAGATAGACGAGGCAACACGAAGCTGTTTCAACAAGGGAGAGGAGCTGAGCCTCTTAAGATCTGAGCTAAATGAGGAGTACCATAACGAAGAGATCTTCTGGATGCAGAAAAGCCGACTCAATTGGCTCAGTCCGGGGACAGGAACACCAAATTCTTTCACGCAGTCACAAAAAACCGTAGAGCACAAAACAGGATCCTCAGTCTCATTGATGATGATGATAAGGAGTGGTTTGCGGAAGAAGACCTGGGAAGACTTGCAGACTCTCACTTCAAGCTACTGTATTCTTCNNNNNNNNNNNNAATTCCTCAGAACAGGGAAACTTGAAGAGGGAATCAACAAAACAAACATCTGTTTGGTTCCAAAAAAGCTGGAGGCAAAGAGGCTAGTGGAATTTCGCCCCATAAGTTTGTGTAATGTCGCCTATAAGATTGTCTCAAAAGTACTTAGTAAGCGGTTGAAGTCTGTACTACCTTGGATAATAACAGAAACTCAGGCAGCTTTTGTCGAAGACAAACTCATCTCTGATAATATCTTGATTGCCCATGAGTTATTGCACGCTTTGAATTCCAACAACAGCTGTTCCATAGAGTACATTGCAGTGAAAACTGACCTCTCGAAGGCCTTTGACCGAGTAGAATGGTCGTTCCTAGAGAAAGCGATGCGGGCTTTGGGCTTCTCGGACGCCTGGTGCAGAACAATCATGGAATGCGTCGCATCAGTAAGCTACCAGGTGCTTATCAATGGTACTCCTCACGGAGACATCAGACCCACGAGAGGCATTAGGCAAGGAGACCCGCTCTCCCCATATCTCTTTGTAATGTGCACTGAAATGCTGGTCCAGAAACTAATCCAAGCTGAAAACTCGGGAGAGATCACAGGCCTAAAGGTGGCGCGTGGAGCTCCTGCAGTCTCCCATCTCTTATATGCTGACGATAGCATGTTCTACTGCAAACAGTCAGATGAAGAGCTCAGCCGCCTAACTGCAATATTACAAGAGTACAGTCTTGCCTCTGGTCAGAGAATAAACTACCAAAAGTCAAGCATTTACTTTGGCAAACACATTCCAAGCGAGAGGAGAGAAGAAATCAAGCTGAAACTTGGAATGGAGCAGGAAGGGGGTGATGGTATATACCTAGGCCTCCCTGAATCTTTTGGAGGCTCTAGAGTATCCATTTTGAGCTTCCTCAAAGAAAGACTCGAGCAAAGAATCGGTGGCTGGCAAAATAGGTTCCTTTCTCCAGCAGGCAAAGAAGTGCTTCTCAAAGCAATTGCTTTAGCTCTTCCAACCTACACAATGTCGTGTTTCCTGGTGCCAAAGACGATATGCAAGAAAATTATGGCTATAATGTCAGATTATTGGTGGAAGAGCAACACGGCGTCAAAAGGAATGCATTGGAGAAGTTGGGAGAGCCTATGCTCCCCAAAG
Coding sequences within:
- the LOC106292254 gene encoding LOW QUALITY PROTEIN: chitinase-like protein 2 (The sequence of the model RefSeq protein was modified relative to this genomic sequence to represent the inferred CDS: inserted 3 bases in 2 codons; deleted 4 bases in 3 codons; substituted 1 base at 1 genomic stop codon), with amino-acid sequence MTPQLIMQKITQETNHTTNAEDSDSSSSSKRPLVLKIVEGTHLCDKXWECKGWSEFCCNHTIFDFFETYRFENLISKQNSPSAVAHAVGFWDYRSFINAAAEYQPLGLDTAGDKLQGMKEVAAFLGHVGSKTSCGYGVATGGPLAWGLCYNKEMSPDQFYCDDYYKLTYPCTPGVSYYHGLLLQGRTIKYSLIQFGQTGEALKVDLRSHPEYHEFNDSTLAFQAAIWRWMTPPRKHVLSAHNVFVGKWKTKKNNTAANRSPGFGTTINVLYGEQMCNTGFDNDEMXNIISHYLYHLDLMGVGREGAGPRXISCADQEPFSSSSSSSPPSTRSSS